A single window of Acinetobacter wuhouensis DNA harbors:
- a CDS encoding type II toxin-antitoxin system RelB/DinJ family antitoxin, with the protein MRKTEVYQVRLDSQEKKLAFAVFKQLGITPAQAVRLFFKQVVITKSIPFAIENQNINMDQLLKLRKLKQEQQNGQANPTVELSDDDEDLFAELNAILGESDKT; encoded by the coding sequence ATGAGAAAAACTGAAGTCTATCAAGTACGCCTTGATTCACAAGAAAAAAAATTAGCTTTTGCTGTTTTTAAGCAATTGGGAATTACCCCTGCTCAAGCAGTTCGTCTATTTTTTAAACAAGTCGTGATCACCAAATCGATCCCCTTCGCGATTGAAAATCAAAATATCAATATGGATCAATTGTTAAAATTAAGAAAATTGAAACAAGAACAACAAAATGGGCAAGCCAATCCTACTGTTGAATTGAGTGATGACGATGAAGATTTATTTGCAGAGTTGAATGCGATCTTGGGTGAAAGTGACAAAACTTAA